A stretch of DNA from Streptomyces venezuelae:
AGAGTTTGGGGCGGAGCAGGAGCTGGAGGCCGGAGGCCGCGCCGCAGGCGATGTCGCCGCCGATGTAGTTGGGGTTGCGGGCGGCGAGCTGGGGCGGGCCGGCCGTGGCGCGGGCGAGGACCAGGTCGCGGAATCCGGGGGCGAAGCGCTCCAGCTGCCGTTCGACGGCGTCGGTGAGGTCGCCGTCCCAGCCGTGCGGGACATGGCCGTAGGCCCAGAAGACGTGCTTGCCCTCGGGGGCCCGGGTGGAGTCGACCAGGCTGGGCTGGGCGGTGATCAGGAACGGGGCGCGGGGGGCGCGGCCGGAGGTGGCGAGTTGCAGGGCGGCGTCGATGTCGCGGGTGCGGGGGCCGATCTGGACGGTGCCGGCGCGGCGGGCGGCTTCGGCGGTCCACGGGACCGGGCCGGACAGCGCGTAGTCGATCTTGAAGGCGGCTGCGCCGTAGCGGTAGCCGTCGTAGGCGTGTCCCAGGCCGGCGATCCGGGCCAGTGCGGTGGGCGAGGTGTCGAAGACGTAGGCGCGGGCCGGGGGGAGATCGTCGAGGCGTTTGACCTCGAAGCCGGTGTGTACGGTGCCGCCGAGCTCGCGGAGGTACCCGGCGAGGGCGTCGGGGATCGCCTGGGAGCCGCCGCGCGGCATCGGCCAGCCGTTGGCGTGCGCGGCCAGGGCGAAGACCAGGCCGACCGCGCCGGTGGCGATCCCGCCGAGCGGGGCGATGACGTGCGCGACCAGGCCGGCGAACAGGGCCCGGGCCCGCTCGTCGTGGAAGCGGCTCAGCAGCCAGGTGGCGGGCGGCAGCCCGGCGAGGCCGAACCGGGCCAGGGTCACCGGGTCCCGGGGCAGCGCGGTGGACGGCAGGGACATGAAGTCCCGGGCGAGGGTGTCCCAGCGGCCGAGGAAGGGGTTGACCAGGCGCCGGTAGGTTCCGGCGTCGCGCGGCCCGAGGGAGGCGGCGGTCTCGGCCACCGAGCGGGACAGCACGGCGGCCGTCCCGTCGTCGAAGGGGTGGGCCATGGGCAGGGGGGCGTGCAGCCACTCCAGGCCGTGGCGGGCGAGCGGCATCGTGGCGAAGACGGGGGAGCCGGCGGCCAGCGGGTGCACCGCCGAACAGGGGTCGTGCCGGAAGCCGGGCAGGGTCAGCTCCTCGGTTCTGGCCCCGCCGCCGATGGTGTCCGCCGCTTCGAACACGGCGACCGAGAATCCGCGCCGGGCGAGTTCGACGGCGGCCGTCAGCCCGTTGGGCCCCGCCCCCACGACGACCGCGTCGAGAATCGACGGCACCATGCGACTCCTTCGTCCGGTTCGTCCAGCTGTCCTTCGTCTGCCTGCGGCACTGGCTGCACGGCTGCACTGGCCCTGGAGGGCCAGCGTATTACCGGTCGCCGCGGAGCAGACCCCTGATCCGCGCCACGGTGGGCTCGTCTCGGGCGACGACGAACGGCAGGGCGTTGTCCCGGT
This window harbors:
- a CDS encoding phytoene desaturase family protein; translation: MPSILDAVVVGAGPNGLTAAVELARRGFSVAVFEAADTIGGGARTEELTLPGFRHDPCSAVHPLAAGSPVFATMPLARHGLEWLHAPLPMAHPFDDGTAAVLSRSVAETAASLGPRDAGTYRRLVNPFLGRWDTLARDFMSLPSTALPRDPVTLARFGLAGLPPATWLLSRFHDERARALFAGLVAHVIAPLGGIATGAVGLVFALAAHANGWPMPRGGSQAIPDALAGYLRELGGTVHTGFEVKRLDDLPPARAYVFDTSPTALARIAGLGHAYDGYRYGAAAFKIDYALSGPVPWTAEAARRAGTVQIGPRTRDIDAALQLATSGRAPRAPFLITAQPSLVDSTRAPEGKHVFWAYGHVPHGWDGDLTDAVERQLERFAPGFRDLVLARATAGPPQLAARNPNYIGGDIACGAASGLQLLLRPKLSLFPYTTAHPAVYLCSSATPPGPGVHGMSGHNAAKAVWRHLRRAR